From Thermogemmata fonticola, one genomic window encodes:
- the atpE gene encoding ATP synthase F0 subunit C produces the protein MRVVTVLVLALLGVLSTAAPLFAQGTTTNYPGLGAGIGMGLAIVGIGIGIGLVGYAALSGIARQPEQAGAIQGAMFILAGLVEGAGIIALVLCLLLPLIV, from the coding sequence ATGCGAGTTGTCACGGTACTGGTGCTGGCCCTGCTGGGAGTCTTGAGCACGGCAGCGCCGCTGTTCGCCCAAGGCACGACGACGAATTATCCCGGCTTAGGGGCTGGCATCGGGATGGGGCTGGCTATTGTCGGGATCGGCATCGGGATCGGTCTCGTGGGTTACGCGGCCCTCAGCGGCATTGCCCGCCAGCCGGAACAGGCGGGGGCCATTCAGGGAGCTATGTTCATCCTGGCCGGTCTTGTCGAAGGAGCAGGAATTATCGCATTGGTGCTGTGCCTGTTGCTGCCGCTCATCGTGTGA
- a CDS encoding F0F1 ATP synthase subunit A yields MADANRKFNPFEHVADSDTFHIFETAGIEIHGVAYAGIPLKFIILMTVCAIVVAGMLIWLGRKMRTGEPPTGKLWNLVESLVFFVRDKIARPALGEKEADDYLPYLTTLFLFIFAMNLIGMVPFLASPTASIMVTGALASVSFVVIHASGIRAHGGLLPYLKTFIPHIHLEGGLALQLFAAVLIVGMAVLEYLTAFIRVSVLAIRLLANMLAGHTVLYVILFFIALVDHPQYKIPIAQEWMFWVVAPFSVALVTALSLLELFIAGLQAFIFTFLTAVFIGLAKHPPH; encoded by the coding sequence ATGGCCGATGCTAATCGAAAATTCAACCCCTTTGAACATGTCGCGGATAGCGACACCTTCCACATTTTCGAGACAGCCGGGATTGAAATTCACGGAGTGGCGTATGCTGGCATCCCGCTGAAATTCATCATCCTGATGACGGTCTGTGCCATCGTGGTGGCAGGGATGCTGATTTGGCTTGGCCGTAAGATGCGGACAGGAGAGCCGCCGACGGGCAAGTTGTGGAACCTTGTGGAAAGCCTGGTGTTTTTCGTGCGCGACAAGATTGCCCGGCCAGCTTTGGGAGAAAAGGAAGCGGATGACTACCTCCCCTATCTGACGACCCTCTTCCTGTTCATCTTCGCCATGAATCTCATCGGCATGGTGCCGTTTTTGGCTTCGCCGACCGCCTCGATCATGGTTACCGGTGCCTTGGCGTCAGTGAGCTTTGTCGTGATTCATGCCTCCGGCATCCGCGCCCATGGGGGACTGCTACCCTACCTGAAAACTTTCATTCCGCACATCCATCTGGAAGGCGGTCTAGCCCTCCAACTGTTTGCCGCAGTGCTGATTGTGGGGATGGCTGTCTTAGAGTACCTGACGGCGTTCATTCGCGTCTCAGTGCTGGCGATCCGGTTGTTAGCCAACATGCTGGCTGGGCATACGGTCTTGTATGTGATCCTCTTTTTCATCGCCCTAGTCGATCACCCGCAATACAAGATTCCGATTGCGCAGGAATGGATGTTCTGGGTGGTGGCCCCATTCAGTGTCGCCCTGGTGACAGCGTTGAGTTTGCTGGAGTTATTCATCGCGGGCCTCCAGGCATTCATCTTTACGTTTTTGACAGCGGTGTTTATCGGCTTAGCGAAACATCCGCCCCACTGA
- a CDS encoding DUF1501 domain-containing protein has translation MASTPRQPMLWTRREMLSRCGVGMGLIGLATALDQAGLLSPSAQAALNPLAPKKPHFPAKAKHVIHIFANGGPSHVDTFDPKPMLQKYAGKPLPTGNLRTERRTGAAFPSPFKFRKYGQSGLEVSEIFHHTAQHIDDICVIRSMHADVPNHEPSLMLMNCGEARLPRPSLGSWVTYGLGTENLNLPAFVVMCPGGYPIQESQNWQAAFLPGIYQGTYLNTRHTQIDKLIESIRNPHLPVDQQRRQLELLQQLNRQHQASRLHDPQLEARIQAFELAFRMQTEAAEAFDISREPKHVLEAYGTSEQARSLLLARRLIERGVRFVQVWHGEGQPWDNHDDLEVNHRRLAQQVDKAIAALISDLKRLGLFESTLIIWGGEFGRTPTVELPQPGANAGKVNGRDHNHWGFTVWLAGGGVKGGQAIGATDEFGFKAVEKPVHVHDLHATILHLLGFDHEKLTYRYAGRDFRLTDVHGQVVREVLA, from the coding sequence ATGGCCTCAACTCCACGCCAACCGATGCTCTGGACTCGCCGGGAAATGCTAAGCCGCTGCGGCGTAGGTATGGGACTGATCGGCTTGGCCACGGCATTGGACCAAGCAGGCTTGTTATCACCCTCCGCTCAGGCTGCCCTCAATCCCTTGGCGCCGAAAAAGCCCCACTTCCCCGCGAAGGCCAAGCATGTCATTCACATTTTTGCCAATGGCGGGCCGAGCCACGTGGACACCTTCGACCCCAAACCCATGCTCCAGAAATACGCGGGCAAACCCCTCCCGACCGGCAACCTGCGCACCGAGCGGCGCACCGGAGCGGCATTCCCTTCACCTTTCAAGTTTCGCAAGTATGGGCAGTCCGGCCTGGAAGTCAGCGAAATTTTCCACCACACCGCCCAGCACATCGACGATATTTGCGTCATCCGTTCCATGCACGCCGATGTCCCCAACCACGAACCTAGCCTCATGCTCATGAACTGTGGCGAGGCGCGACTTCCCCGCCCTTCCCTTGGCTCGTGGGTGACCTACGGCTTGGGTACGGAAAACCTCAATCTCCCCGCGTTTGTCGTGATGTGCCCCGGCGGCTATCCCATCCAAGAGTCCCAAAACTGGCAAGCGGCCTTCCTCCCCGGCATCTATCAGGGCACTTACCTGAACACGCGCCACACGCAAATTGATAAGTTGATTGAATCCATCCGCAATCCCCACTTGCCGGTCGATCAGCAGCGGCGGCAATTGGAATTGCTGCAACAGCTCAACCGGCAGCATCAGGCCTCGCGCCTCCACGATCCGCAATTGGAGGCACGCATTCAGGCCTTCGAGTTGGCTTTCCGCATGCAGACCGAAGCGGCGGAGGCGTTCGACATCAGCCGGGAACCCAAGCACGTGCTGGAAGCCTATGGAACCAGCGAACAGGCCCGCAGTCTGCTGCTGGCCCGCCGACTCATCGAGCGCGGCGTCCGCTTCGTGCAAGTCTGGCATGGGGAAGGCCAGCCCTGGGACAACCACGACGACCTGGAAGTCAACCACCGCCGCTTGGCTCAACAGGTGGACAAAGCGATCGCCGCTCTGATCAGCGATCTCAAACGCCTCGGCTTGTTCGAATCAACCCTGATCATCTGGGGCGGGGAATTCGGCCGAACTCCCACGGTGGAACTGCCCCAACCGGGTGCCAATGCGGGCAAGGTCAATGGTCGGGACCACAATCATTGGGGCTTCACCGTTTGGCTGGCCGGCGGCGGAGTCAAAGGCGGGCAAGCGATTGGTGCTACCGACGAGTTCGGCTTCAAAGCCGTTGAAAAACCGGTCCATGTCCATGATCTCCACGCCACCATCCTCCACCTGTTGGGTTTCGATCATGAAAAACTCACCTACCGTTACGCGGGACGTGACTTCCGCCTGACCGATGTCCACGGCCAGGTCGTCCGGGAGGTGCTCGCTTGA
- a CDS encoding F0F1 ATP synthase subunit B family protein produces MRSLMIALLAGIIGLSDIHRVFADEAPGRPSPPAHAAPTEVTAQQGSHTATAGHQGHHQEDKLGFLGLKRYDLGIYTLVVFGLLVLIVSKYAWPHIREGLEKREANIRAALMEAQKERDEARTLLAQARKQLDDAAMQVRAMLEEARRDAEALRAAEREAGAREAAAERERARREIAAARDAALAEIYDRAVELAALLSSKTLARSITPEDHRRLLDEAVAELQQTNPTAA; encoded by the coding sequence ATGCGATCGCTCATGATTGCGCTTTTAGCCGGGATCATTGGACTGAGTGATATTCATCGGGTTTTTGCCGATGAAGCACCCGGTCGGCCGAGTCCCCCGGCTCATGCGGCGCCCACCGAGGTTACGGCTCAGCAGGGGAGTCACACGGCAACGGCGGGGCATCAAGGACATCACCAAGAAGACAAGCTCGGCTTTCTCGGACTGAAGCGTTACGATCTGGGTATCTACACGCTGGTGGTCTTCGGTTTATTGGTGCTGATCGTCAGCAAATATGCCTGGCCGCACATTCGCGAAGGTCTGGAGAAGCGCGAGGCGAACATTCGGGCTGCCTTGATGGAGGCGCAAAAGGAGCGTGACGAAGCCAGGACGCTGTTGGCTCAAGCCCGGAAACAGTTGGATGACGCAGCGATGCAGGTCCGGGCGATGCTGGAGGAAGCCCGCCGGGATGCGGAGGCCCTACGAGCCGCCGAACGGGAAGCCGGAGCGCGGGAGGCCGCCGCGGAACGAGAGCGAGCCAGGCGGGAAATTGCGGCTGCGCGAGACGCAGCCCTGGCGGAAATCTACGACCGGGCCGTAGAACTGGCCGCTCTGCTCTCCTCCAAAACCCTGGCTCGCAGCATCACACCGGAGGACCACCGCCGCTTGTTGGACGAAGCCGTCGCCGAATTGCAGCAAACCAATCCGACAGCGGCCTGA
- the atpA gene encoding F0F1 ATP synthase subunit alpha, giving the protein MRFKTDEIASVLREELAQFRTQVDTRTTGRVLEVGDGIARCYGLSEVMAGELIDFPEAGVKGLAFNLEETSVAVIILGDYLKVREGMEVRTTGELLSVPVGPALIGRVVDPLGNPLDGKGPILATRRRPVESPAPGVVERQPVKTPLQTGIKAIDAMTPIGRGQRELIIGDRKTGKTAIAIDTIINQKEENVICIYVACGQMESKTAAVVEKLREHGAMDYTIVVVASSSDAAPLQYIAPYAGCAMAEYFMYEEGRDTLCVYDDLSKQAAAYRQLSLLVRRPPGREAYPGDIFYCHSRLLERAAKLAEKYVIVPKDADESQVRADWGVNKRSNPTERRGPGDEGMVYTGPGEFAGLRQAQRDLQHFPDCKIARVIGSGGSLTALPIIETLEGEVSAYIPTNVISITDGQIYLQPDLKNAGVLPAVDVGISVSRVGGNAQIKAMKHKLVAGGLKLALAQFRELEAFAQLGTELDKVTQAQLERGYRMVEILKQPQYKPMHVVDQVMIIYAGNSGALDKIERSKVKAWEEQFLTFMREQKPEVRQLLMKEKDLTPEIIDKLNAAIAEFQPQFKA; this is encoded by the coding sequence ATGAGATTCAAAACCGACGAGATCGCTTCTGTTCTGCGTGAAGAACTTGCCCAGTTCCGCACGCAAGTGGATACCCGCACAACCGGCCGGGTCCTGGAAGTCGGCGACGGAATTGCCCGTTGCTACGGCCTGTCCGAAGTGATGGCCGGCGAACTGATCGACTTCCCCGAAGCGGGAGTCAAAGGCCTGGCTTTCAACCTGGAAGAAACTTCGGTCGCCGTCATCATCCTGGGCGATTACCTCAAGGTGCGCGAAGGGATGGAAGTCCGCACCACCGGCGAGCTGTTGTCCGTGCCTGTCGGTCCCGCACTCATTGGCCGGGTCGTGGACCCGCTCGGCAATCCCCTCGACGGCAAGGGGCCAATCCTGGCGACCCGGCGCCGCCCGGTCGAGTCCCCAGCGCCCGGAGTGGTCGAACGCCAGCCGGTGAAAACCCCCCTCCAGACCGGCATCAAAGCGATCGATGCCATGACTCCGATCGGCCGCGGCCAGCGCGAACTGATCATCGGCGATCGCAAGACTGGCAAGACCGCCATTGCCATCGACACCATCATCAACCAGAAGGAAGAGAACGTCATTTGCATTTACGTGGCCTGCGGACAGATGGAATCCAAGACGGCGGCGGTCGTGGAAAAACTGCGGGAGCACGGGGCGATGGACTACACGATTGTTGTTGTCGCCTCGTCCTCCGATGCCGCCCCCTTGCAGTACATCGCCCCCTACGCGGGCTGTGCGATGGCCGAATACTTCATGTACGAAGAAGGGCGAGACACCCTCTGTGTGTATGATGATCTGTCCAAACAGGCGGCTGCCTACCGGCAACTCTCCCTGCTCGTGCGGCGGCCGCCCGGACGGGAGGCCTACCCCGGTGACATTTTCTACTGCCACTCCCGCTTGCTCGAACGAGCCGCCAAACTCGCGGAAAAATACGTCATCGTCCCAAAAGATGCCGATGAAAGCCAAGTGCGGGCGGATTGGGGGGTCAACAAGCGGAGTAACCCCACGGAGCGGCGCGGACCGGGGGATGAGGGCATGGTTTACACCGGTCCTGGCGAATTCGCTGGTCTGCGGCAAGCCCAGCGAGACCTGCAACACTTCCCCGATTGCAAAATCGCACGTGTCATCGGCAGCGGCGGCTCCCTGACCGCGCTCCCCATCATTGAAACCCTGGAAGGCGAAGTGTCGGCCTACATTCCCACCAATGTCATCTCGATCACCGATGGACAGATTTACCTGCAACCCGACCTGAAAAATGCTGGTGTGCTCCCGGCTGTGGACGTTGGTATTTCCGTGTCGCGCGTCGGAGGCAACGCCCAAATCAAGGCGATGAAACACAAGCTGGTCGCCGGCGGCCTCAAGCTGGCTTTGGCTCAGTTCCGCGAACTCGAAGCCTTCGCCCAGCTCGGCACAGAACTGGACAAAGTCACGCAAGCCCAGTTGGAACGCGGCTACCGGATGGTGGAAATCCTCAAGCAACCGCAGTACAAACCCATGCACGTCGTGGACCAAGTCATGATCATCTACGCCGGCAACAGCGGTGCTTTGGACAAAATCGAGCGTAGCAAAGTCAAAGCCTGGGAGGAACAATTCCTCACCTTCATGCGCGAACAGAAACCGGAAGTCCGCCAGTTGCTCATGAAGGAAAAAGACCTGACCCCGGAGATCATTGACAAACTCAATGCGGCCATTGCCGAGTTCCAGCCCCAGTTCAAAGCGTAA
- the atpH gene encoding ATP synthase F1 subunit delta, with protein MTPADGVQVLFPPDVPAEQQERLQRYYLSSLRGVEGGPWGRLPRIYAEALLAAADAQQVAAAVADDLDTLVQDVFAQVEGLEAFWASPAVSRRRKEELILQLFEGKAEPLFVDFLRLLNRKDRLSLLRPAALAYRTLLEDRAGRRRVIVDSAAPLDQTSAQALAGAIQRWTGGTPVLIVRIRPELIGGVIVRVGDRVFDTSLRTRLQTLRHQLLTRGSHEIQNRRDRFCSA; from the coding sequence GTGACGCCAGCCGACGGGGTGCAAGTGCTGTTCCCTCCGGACGTGCCTGCCGAACAGCAGGAGCGCTTGCAACGTTATTATCTGAGCAGTCTGCGCGGTGTAGAGGGTGGGCCGTGGGGCCGGCTGCCACGGATCTACGCAGAGGCTTTGCTGGCCGCAGCGGATGCCCAGCAAGTCGCCGCCGCGGTGGCTGACGATCTGGATACCCTCGTCCAGGACGTATTTGCCCAGGTCGAGGGGTTGGAGGCGTTCTGGGCCAGTCCCGCGGTGAGCCGCCGCCGCAAGGAGGAATTGATCCTGCAATTGTTTGAAGGGAAAGCGGAACCGCTCTTTGTGGATTTCCTGCGCCTGCTCAATCGCAAGGACCGCCTTAGCCTTCTTCGGCCTGCGGCGCTAGCCTACCGGACCCTGCTGGAGGATCGGGCCGGCCGCCGACGCGTGATTGTGGACAGTGCGGCTCCCTTGGATCAAACCAGTGCCCAAGCCCTCGCCGGGGCCATACAGCGCTGGACGGGGGGAACGCCGGTCCTCATCGTGCGTATTCGCCCGGAGCTGATCGGCGGCGTCATTGTCCGTGTCGGCGACCGGGTCTTCGATACCTCCCTCCGAACACGACTCCAAACCCTACGCCATCAACTACTCACGCGAGGAAGCCATGAGATTCAAAACCGACGAGATCGCTTCTGTTCTGCGTGA
- a CDS encoding PSD1 and planctomycete cytochrome C domain-containing protein produces MPALRFPQSLSAGMGIGTATALVPVFLVAAVVGYAGDQSAPTLPGQQPAEKALPQSSFQSPAGKRPTTPAPGTPRPENNAADRDRTRQAAQIEFFEKHVRPVLAEHCYSCHGPKKQNAGLRLDTTAGLRAGGDSGPVIIPGQPEKSLLLRAVRRETDSPMPPKQALPPTAVAALTQWVQDGAALPPDRTESTTGDPRQHWAFRPVQEPPVPNPPDPQGRLRTDIDRFVAARLQPLGWSLAPPADRRTLIRRAYFDLIGLPPTAEEIEAFERDPDPQAWEKLIDRLLASPHFGERWARYWLDLARYADTKGYVFTEDRNYPFAYTYRDYVIRSFNEDKPYDRFLIEQIAADQLDLGQDKRPLAALGFLTLGRRFLNNIHDIIDDRIDVLCRTTMGLTVNCARCHDHKYDPITMADYYGLYGVFASTHEPKDLPLIEEVRRTPEVIAFENELAKREKDYQAEVSRRHQQQLQKLQQPDVLARYLQAVWESRRLNGEQLRNLARDRDLSAFVLERWRQFLLAEQKRQDSLLAATFQAAGQLASLPEKDFAEQLAKRLRTEPAKGPADTVAPVPPVLRTALEKASPQRPAEVWTALARLWTEAATATQPTAEQQTLRRWKEAGGPVDIPLADFDKIQNRADREALARLRQKIDAFRASNPHAPPRAHVLRDNPAPTEPVIFLRGNPNNRGPRVPRQAPRLIAPNAGPFRHGSGRLELAQAIAHPNNPLTSRVMVNRVWMHLFGKGLVRTPSDFGLRSEPPTHPELLDYLAVQFVRDQWSIKRLIRRIMLSATYQQSSQADPTVIQRDPDNLYLARQNRRRLDFEALRDAMLAATDRLDRTLYGRPINILAQPTSNRRTIYAFMDRSDFATLFRAFDVASPDQHAPLRYETTVPQQALFLLNAPWVLHNAKAAAQHYTVRLAPTPRDQIAALYRLLLARYPTAEETTLALDYLQQAPNPPDFPPLAQLAQTLLISNEFAFVD; encoded by the coding sequence ATGCCTGCCTTGCGTTTTCCGCAGTCCTTGAGCGCTGGAATGGGGATCGGCACCGCTACCGCGCTTGTTCCAGTGTTCCTGGTGGCCGCGGTCGTCGGATACGCCGGAGACCAGTCTGCCCCGACGTTACCTGGACAGCAGCCAGCAGAGAAGGCACTCCCACAATCATCCTTCCAATCGCCGGCGGGGAAGAGGCCGACCACCCCTGCTCCCGGCACCCCTCGTCCTGAGAACAATGCGGCCGATCGCGACCGCACCCGGCAAGCCGCCCAGATCGAGTTTTTCGAGAAACATGTCCGCCCCGTGTTGGCGGAACACTGCTACAGTTGCCACGGTCCCAAGAAGCAAAATGCTGGCTTGCGCTTGGACACTACCGCGGGGCTTCGTGCAGGGGGCGATAGCGGTCCCGTGATTATTCCGGGGCAGCCCGAAAAAAGTCTGCTGCTCCGTGCGGTCCGGCGCGAGACCGACTCGCCGATGCCTCCGAAGCAGGCTTTACCCCCAACAGCAGTTGCCGCTTTGACCCAATGGGTTCAAGACGGGGCCGCGTTGCCGCCGGACAGAACTGAGTCCACCACGGGAGACCCACGTCAACATTGGGCTTTTCGCCCGGTTCAGGAACCGCCCGTGCCCAATCCGCCCGATCCCCAAGGGCGGCTGCGGACGGACATCGACCGCTTCGTGGCGGCGCGCTTGCAACCGTTAGGTTGGTCCCTAGCTCCTCCGGCGGACCGGCGCACCCTGATCCGCCGCGCGTACTTTGACCTGATCGGCCTGCCCCCCACCGCGGAGGAAATCGAAGCCTTCGAGCGAGACCCCGACCCCCAAGCCTGGGAAAAACTGATCGATCGTTTGCTAGCCTCCCCCCATTTCGGCGAACGCTGGGCACGCTACTGGCTAGACCTGGCCCGCTACGCCGACACCAAAGGATACGTCTTCACCGAAGACCGTAACTACCCCTTCGCTTACACTTACCGTGACTACGTCATTCGCTCCTTCAACGAAGATAAGCCGTACGATCGTTTCCTCATCGAGCAGATTGCAGCCGATCAACTCGATCTGGGTCAGGATAAACGTCCCTTGGCCGCTTTGGGTTTCCTCACCCTGGGACGGCGCTTCCTCAACAACATCCACGACATCATCGACGATCGCATCGATGTTCTCTGCCGGACCACTATGGGGCTGACGGTCAACTGCGCCCGCTGCCATGACCACAAATACGACCCAATCACCATGGCGGATTATTACGGTCTCTATGGCGTCTTTGCCAGCACCCATGAGCCGAAGGACCTGCCGCTGATTGAAGAAGTTCGCCGCACTCCCGAGGTGATCGCTTTTGAGAACGAATTGGCGAAACGCGAGAAGGATTACCAGGCGGAGGTCAGCCGCCGGCATCAACAGCAATTGCAAAAGCTGCAACAACCCGATGTGCTGGCCCGGTACTTGCAGGCGGTTTGGGAAAGCCGACGCCTCAATGGCGAACAACTCCGCAATCTGGCACGGGATCGCGACTTGTCCGCCTTCGTTTTGGAACGCTGGCGTCAATTCCTGTTGGCAGAACAGAAGCGGCAGGACTCCTTGCTCGCCGCCACGTTCCAAGCCGCAGGACAGCTCGCCAGCCTGCCGGAGAAGGATTTTGCCGAGCAACTCGCCAAGCGATTGCGAACCGAACCCGCTAAAGGGCCGGCAGACACCGTTGCTCCGGTGCCACCTGTCCTGCGCACTGCTTTGGAAAAGGCCTCCCCCCAACGGCCCGCAGAAGTTTGGACGGCCCTGGCCCGCCTGTGGACCGAGGCCGCTACTGCCACCCAACCGACGGCGGAACAGCAGACTCTACGCCGCTGGAAAGAAGCCGGCGGCCCTGTGGACATCCCCCTCGCCGATTTCGACAAGATTCAGAATCGTGCGGACCGTGAGGCTCTGGCCCGCCTGCGGCAGAAGATCGATGCCTTCCGCGCCAGCAATCCCCATGCTCCACCCCGCGCTCATGTGCTGCGGGACAATCCTGCGCCAACCGAACCGGTGATCTTCCTGCGGGGCAATCCCAACAACCGCGGCCCCCGCGTCCCCAGGCAAGCTCCCCGCCTGATTGCGCCGAACGCCGGTCCCTTCCGCCACGGAAGCGGACGTCTGGAATTGGCGCAGGCCATTGCCCATCCCAACAATCCACTGACCAGCCGGGTCATGGTCAATCGCGTCTGGATGCATTTGTTTGGCAAAGGGCTAGTCCGCACCCCCAGTGACTTCGGCCTGCGGAGCGAACCTCCCACCCATCCGGAACTGCTGGATTACTTGGCCGTGCAATTTGTGCGTGATCAGTGGAGTATCAAGCGGTTGATCCGCCGCATCATGCTTTCCGCGACCTACCAGCAGTCCTCCCAAGCGGACCCGACAGTGATCCAGCGCGACCCGGATAATCTCTACTTGGCTCGGCAGAATCGGCGCCGGCTGGATTTCGAGGCCCTTCGCGACGCTATGCTGGCCGCCACCGACCGATTGGACCGTACCCTCTATGGCCGTCCCATCAACATTCTCGCTCAACCGACCAGCAACCGCCGGACGATCTACGCATTCATGGATCGCTCGGACTTCGCCACCCTTTTCCGGGCCTTCGACGTGGCCAGTCCCGATCAGCATGCCCCGCTCCGCTATGAAACGACCGTACCCCAACAGGCCTTGTTCCTACTCAATGCTCCGTGGGTGCTCCACAACGCCAAAGCGGCCGCCCAGCATTACACTGTCCGCCTTGCTCCGACACCGCGCGATCAAATTGCGGCCCTCTACCGCCTCCTTCTCGCTCGATACCCCACTGCGGAAGAAACCACCCTGGCCCTCGACTATCTCCAGCAAGCGCCCAACCCGCCCGACTTCCCGCCCTTGGCTCAACTGGCACAAACCCTGCTGATCAGCAATGAGTTTGCCTTCGTCGATTAA
- a CDS encoding AtpZ/AtpI family protein codes for MPEERRGRSAPWGLLVAGSEMVSFTLAGLVVDYLFGTLPVFTVGLTLLGVPAAFFLLVRLSRATPGPDAAGPESQGGRESQREPKA; via the coding sequence ATGCCGGAGGAGCGTCGAGGCCGTTCAGCGCCATGGGGGCTGCTGGTGGCTGGCTCGGAGATGGTGTCGTTTACCCTCGCCGGGCTAGTGGTGGACTATTTATTCGGAACTTTGCCGGTGTTTACGGTGGGGCTGACACTGCTCGGAGTGCCGGCAGCGTTTTTTCTGCTGGTGCGGTTGAGTCGGGCTACACCGGGGCCGGATGCAGCGGGGCCGGAATCGCAAGGCGGCCGGGAGTCGCAGCGGGAGCCGAAGGCGTGA
- a CDS encoding DUF1559 family PulG-like putative transporter — MSFATSPVRRSRWIGFTLIELLVVIAIIAILIGLLLPAVQKVREAAARTTCSNQLKQISLACHNYQDAHGKLPDLYSEYVSGDPSQRPRGSIFFLLLPFIEQNALWDASTVGPYLPGIQDAYAWIPYSGGTRAPAATPIKLYLCPSDSTGSDDGLWPMGWGAPNEIGNWSYSNYAANFQVFGSPNRGDSSDYRNHRSSLKIHTIQDGSSNTIFFAERFRRCQISAGTFASLWAHGAWNVVYEPQFAYGNQQGTAGYASATSVVGVVGPNSRFQTIPQNSPLCNPMMTQAIHSGGVMLAGLGDGSVRTINASISGTSWWAVVTPNMGDLPGNDW; from the coding sequence ATGAGTTTCGCAACCTCTCCCGTGCGCAGAAGCCGATGGATAGGGTTCACCCTCATCGAGCTGCTCGTGGTCATTGCGATCATCGCCATCTTGATCGGGCTATTGCTGCCGGCAGTCCAAAAGGTCCGCGAGGCAGCAGCCCGAACGACCTGTTCCAATCAGCTCAAGCAAATCTCTCTGGCCTGCCATAATTATCAGGATGCCCATGGCAAGCTTCCGGACTTGTATTCGGAATATGTTTCTGGCGATCCTAGCCAGCGCCCGCGGGGCAGCATCTTCTTCTTGCTCCTGCCCTTTATCGAACAGAACGCTCTCTGGGACGCTTCTACGGTCGGCCCGTATCTACCTGGCATTCAGGATGCCTACGCTTGGATACCGTACAGCGGAGGGACGCGAGCGCCCGCGGCCACGCCGATCAAATTGTACCTCTGCCCTTCGGATTCGACCGGTTCGGACGACGGCCTCTGGCCGATGGGTTGGGGAGCACCCAATGAAATCGGCAATTGGTCTTACAGCAACTATGCGGCCAACTTCCAGGTCTTCGGCAGTCCCAATCGTGGGGATAGCTCGGACTACCGGAATCACCGCAGCTCCCTGAAAATCCACACCATTCAGGACGGATCCTCCAACACCATCTTTTTCGCGGAGCGATTCCGTCGGTGCCAGATCAGCGCCGGGACCTTTGCCAGTTTGTGGGCACATGGCGCCTGGAACGTGGTGTATGAGCCGCAGTTTGCTTACGGCAATCAACAGGGAACAGCCGGTTACGCATCGGCCACCTCGGTCGTCGGCGTCGTCGGCCCCAACTCTCGCTTCCAGACCATACCCCAAAACTCGCCTCTCTGCAATCCGATGATGACCCAAGCGATTCATAGCGGCGGTGTCATGTTGGCAGGCTTGGGCGATGGGAGCGTCCGCACCATCAATGCCAGCATCTCCGGCACTTCCTGGTGGGCCGTCGTCACTCCTAACATGGGCGACCTGCCCGGTAACGATTGGTAA